DNA from Thermodesulfovibrionales bacterium:
CCTTTACCGCGGTCCAGAAGCCTTCCGCGATGCCGCATGGGGTCTCATGAGTCCGCGGGACGATTCCGTGATCGGAGCAGGACGGCGCGACTCCTCCGTATATCCAACTCACGGAGAACTTCAAATCCGGCACTCTGCGCAATCGAAACGGTCTTCTCAAAATCCGGACCGGACACGTGTCCCCTCGGCTCCGCCAATAACAACGGTTTGGACGGCCTCATCGTCGCGTGCACTTCGGAAAAGAGCCTCCTCTTGTCGGGCACCTCATGAACAAGGGCGAAGAGCAGCGCGAAATCGATGGTGCCGGCGAGGTCATCCACGCCGAGAGAGTCATGACCGCATACCCGCGCGTCGATCCTTCCGTTCAAGCCAGCCTTCTTCGCCCTCCGCATGAGGCCCCTTATCATCTTCTCCTGTAAATCGACGCAGAAGACTCTGCCTGTCTCGCCGACGAGGCCGGCGAGAGGCAGAGAAAAAAATCCCATGCCGCAGCCGACATCGAGGACACGCACCCCTTCCCCCACGTAAGGCCTCACGACCGCCTCCGGGTCCTGCAACAGACGTCTCAAGGGGCTCGCCAGGAGATAACCGAGCCACCACGGGCATACCCTGTTGCTCAATCCTCACCTCGCCGCGAAATGTTTCATAACGGCATTATAGCAAATCTGAG
Protein-coding regions in this window:
- a CDS encoding class I SAM-dependent methyltransferase, with protein sequence MSNRVCPWWLGYLLASPLRRLLQDPEAVVRPYVGEGVRVLDVGCGMGFFSLPLAGLVGETGRVFCVDLQEKMIRGLMRRAKKAGLNGRIDARVCGHDSLGVDDLAGTIDFALLFALVHEVPDKRRLFSEVHATMRPSKPLLLAEPRGHVSGPDFEKTVSIAQSAGFEVLRELDIRRSRAVLLRSRNRPADS